One region of Alosa sapidissima isolate fAloSap1 chromosome 1, fAloSap1.pri, whole genome shotgun sequence genomic DNA includes:
- the LOC121708870 gene encoding NACHT, LRR and PYD domains-containing protein 1 homolog isoform X1, with translation MENRSASENTDLPAMSDGESHCQNYRPTRCCKSCSHITDSSHWVLMEPSVSMESKVEVYKHSSPSGSFECAVSGLRWVCAGEVTLQYHFCDTYVFTADLAMLQYTTMGPLMDIKVLSGELLEAHLPHFACLEGSDSSLSDAVRVVSGVDDNLILETGELTRFHVKLLKPSLSLTEVVVKTDIQIKTHLEVLIYRTRVRPLVLFTYLVPWSGSMMQTVKDDLRQLNVRKIEKPQPEISLWVDSKFSLKTSCHSEINPHEYTLNLVRPNFFEVYMKEPEDCFDLELISGGQSIWKAEVRRADYGEVKRVVTYTPSKTPSLDEGRMANLSNRERLSFFRPDLITRTSRGAFLDEMEALAKHQPPVLNSYETKHLLENVSGLEEQVTCLLDMVDRKGNIASGIMFVVLKEKDFYLYEDILLNLQANLPENAKNGCSCNSFHYFGRDFHMSVQFMPIHSEDCCLGQSVKVRLCGLAACFSLALSSNAIYMSFLSLSVPEVIRHF, from the exons ATGGAGAACAGGAGTGCTTCTGAAAACACTGATCT ACCGGCAATGTCAGACGGTGAAAGTCATTGTCAGAACTACAGACCAACAAGATGTTGCAAGTCCTGCTCTCACATCACAGACTCCTCCCACTGGGTGCTGATGGAACCCTCGGTCTCCATGGAGTCCAAAGTCGAAGTGTATAAACACAGTTCTCCCTCTGGAAGTTTTGAGTGTGCTGTGTCTGGTTTGCGCTGGGTGTGCGCTGGTGAAGTCACTCTACAGTATCACTTCTGTGACACGTATGTTTTTACAGCAGATCTTGCCATGTTACAGTACACAACAATGGGTCCTTTGATGGACATCAAAGTGCTGTCAGGTGAACTGCTGGAGGCTCATCTGCCCCATTTTGCCTGTCTGGAAGGCTCAGACTCTTCTCTCAGTGATGCTGTGAGAGTTGTAAGTGGTGTGGACGACAATTTAATTCTAGAGACCGGCGAGCTGACTCGTTTCCATGTGAAGCTCCTCAAGCCATCTCTCTCACTGACAGAAGTCGTGGTGAAAACTGACATCCAAATCAAAACCCACCTGGAGGTGTTAATTTACCGGACAAGAGTGAGACCCCTGGTCCTCTTTACGTACCTGGTGCCCTGGAGTGGCTCCATGATGCAGACTGTGAAGGACGACCTGCGGCAGCTGAATGTCAGGAAGATTGAAAAGCCCCAGCCTGAAATTTCGCTTTGGGTCGACTCCAAATTCAGCCTGAAGACGTCTTGCCACTCTGAGATTAACCCGCACGAGTACACACTGAATCTCGTCAGGCCGAACTTCTTTGAGGTTTACATGAAAGAGCCAGAGGACTGTTTTGACTTGGAGTTGATCAGTGGAGGGCAATCCATATGGAAAGCTGAAGTGCGACGTGCAGACTATGGCGAGGTTAAAAGAGTTGTGACGTACACCCCAAGCAAAACTCCAAGTCTGGACGAGGGGAGGATGGCCAACCTGTCAAACAGAG AGCGACTCTCCTTTTTCCGGCCGGATCTCATCACAAGAACGTCGAGAGGCGCATTCCTAGATGAGATGGAGGCGTTGGCGAAACACCAGCCCCCCGTGCTGAACAGCTATGAGACCAAGCACCTTCTGGAGAATGTCAGTGGACTGGAGGAACAGGTGACCTGCCTCCTGGACATGGTGGACAGAAAGGGAAATATAGCGTCTGGCATAATGTTTGTCGTCCTTAAAGAGAAGGACTTTTACCTCTATGAAGACATTCTACTGAATCTTCAAGCCAATCTCCCAGAGAATGCAAA GAATGGATGCAGCTGTAACAGCTTCCACTATTTTGGGAGGGATTTCCACATGAGTGTGCAATTTATGCCCATTCATTCAGAAGACTGTTG CTTGGGCCAAAGTGTGAAGGTCCGCTTGTGCGGTTTGGCAGCATGCTTCAGCCTGGCCCTCTCCTCCAACGCAATCTACATGAGCTTCCTTTCTTtatctgtgcctgaagttatcagacatttctga
- the LOC121708792 gene encoding uncharacterized protein LOC121708792 isoform X1, which translates to MGHMVSAKMGHPLCHSQTHIHMCVRVCVCVHIHIRPHTRTPTNTHTCTDTNTRTHTHTHTHPVIMVVDILFTVSMANANEVRGEERGRRKERGNERRKDERGDKQRGDKQEVREQVRRKKCRGNEKRQKERKERRSKGQRGEDTKIKQGEKGRPNNYNLWKVERMKGALDEYREGVKTGIPVSVHLLSRAWGVPRSTLQRRISGKVTGSKHVSGRKPYLPQEAERELAATLKTLAQRGFPFTKRDVQQVAFDFAAKNQISGFSKTAGRAGYYWFHNFLKRNPELGMRKPEVLSAARAAGLNKVVVNQWFTQYESLLVELGIAGTPSHIWNCDESGLQDQFSSTKVVGQVGQPCVEVCAGEKGETTTCLAAFNAEGIYSRTMIIFKGKRVRSEWLQGCPENTSVRCSDNGWITSDLFLEWGQMFIQSLPKDDPRPHLLLLDGHSSHVYNMEFIKLLKSKNVHIMCYPAHTTHALQPADKALFKSLKHHWDQEGRKWTRMMAGQKLSRMEFFTVFSRAWAKAATVENAQAGFRGTGMFPLNKDILPETAFAPSKTTERVLPSTLPSSPTRPQSLPTPPTGPWSPLLTLTHSARQPSALLSGHQSSHPPARPQSPADPPARLQSSASLTPLLPVEPLYFFPDEKVVFEEVVLEEVPEEDNDIFNQFTPQEETHSPDEGPSTSTSVTFTDLITVPQRERAIRKRMKPPSYNLSSEEHIDYITKKTSSKKPAKQASKCPLSKQPKGKRKQEKKSKSPCKVCNTHYGDPEDPKATEEWVKCDPCSAWFHETCGEENGICADDGFICKDCL; encoded by the exons ATGGGCCACATGGTTTCAGCTAAAATGGGCCATCCTCTgtgtcactcacaaacacacatacacatgtgtgtgagggtgtgtgtgtgtgtgcacatacacattcgcccacacactcgcacaccaaccaacacgcacacatgcacggacacaaacacacgtacacacacacacacacacacgcacccagtAATAATGGTGGTCGATATTTTATTTACAGTGAGTATGGCAAATGCGAAtgaagtgagaggagaggagagagggagaaggaaagagagaggaaatgagaggaggaaggatgagagaggagacaagCAGAGAGGAGACAAGCAGGAAGTGAGAGAACAGGTGAGGAGAAAGAAATGCAGAGGAAAtgagaagagacagaaagagagaaaagagaggaggagcaagggccagagaggagaggatacaAAGATAaaacagggagagaaaggaaggccAAACAACTACAATCTGTGGAAAGTGGAGAGGATGAAGGGGGCCTTAGATGAATACAGGGAGGGAGTGAAGACAGGAATTCCAGTGAGTGTGCACCTCTTGTCACGTGCATGGGGTGTGCCGCGTTCCACGCTGCAAAGACGCATTAGTGGAAAGGTGACGGGCAGCAAACACGTGTCAGGGCGGAAGCCCTACCTTCCACAGGAGGCGGAAAGGGAGCTTGCTGCCACCCTAAAGACCTTGGCGCAGAGGGGTTTTCCATTCACCAAACGCGATGTCCAGCAGGTAGCCTTTGATTTCGCAGCTAAGAACCAGATATCTGGTTTTTCCAAGACAGCAGGGAGGGCTGGATACTACTGGTTCCACAATTTTTTGAAGCGCAACCCAGAGCTTGGGATGCGAAAACCAGAGGTCCTATCTGCAGCACGGGCTGCTGGACTTAACAAAGTGGTGGTCAACCAGTGGTTTACCCAATATGAGAGTCTTCTGGTCGAGCTGGGTATTGCGGGCACACCATCACATATCTGGAACTGTGACGAGTCTGGCCTTCAGGACCAGTTCAGTTCCACAAAGGTCGTTGGGCAGGTTGGCCAGCcatgtgtggaggtgtgtgccggagagaagggggagacaACAACTTGTCTGGCAGCATTCAATGCAGAAGGCATATACAGCCGAACCATGATTATTTTTAAGGGGAAGCGTGTTCGTTCTGAGTGGCTACAGGGGTGCCCGGAGAACACCAGCGTAAGGTGTTCAGACAATGGCTGGATTACCTCTGACCTCTTTCTGGAGTGGGGTCAAATGTTCATTCAGTCCCTCCCTAAGGATGACCCCAGGCCCCACCTTCTCCTCCTTGACGGCCACAGTAGCCATGTCTATAACATGGAGTTTATTAAGCTACTGAAGAGCAAGAATGTGCACATAATGTGCTACCCTGCCCACACAACCCATGCGCTGCAACCGGCAGACAAGGCCCTCTTTAAGAGTTTGAAGCACCACTGGGACCAGGAAGGCAGGAAGTGGACGAGGATGATGGCGGGGCAGAAGCTGTCAAGGATGGAATTTTTTACGGTGTTCAGCAGGGCTTGGGCAAAGGCTGCCACTGTTGAAAATGCCCAGGCAGGGTTCCGGGGGACAGGGATGTTCCCACTCAATAAAGACATCCTCCCTGAGACTGCTTTTGCCCCCAGCAAGACCACCGAAAGAGTGCTACCATCCACTCTACCATCCTCACCCACAAGGCCGCAGTCTCTCCCAACCCCGCCCACTGGACCATGGTCGCCCCTGCTGACCTTGACCCACTCTGCCCGCCAGCCATCAGCTCTGCTCTCTGGACATCAGTCCTCCCATCCACCAGCCAGACCTCAGTCGCCTGCCGATCCGCCAGCCAGACTTCAGTCCTCTGCTTCCCTGACACCCCTGCTACCTGTGGAACCACTGTACTTTTTTCCAGATGAGAAGGTGGTGTTTGAAGAGGTTGTGTTGGAGGAAGTACCGGAGGAAGATAATGATATCTTCAACCAGTTCACACCACAGGAAGAAACACACTCCCCGGATGAGGGACCTTCCACCTCCACA TCTGTGACATTCACTGACTTGATCACAGTGCCACAAAGGGAGAGAGCCATCAGAAAACGTATGAAGCCACCCTCATATAATCTTTCAAGTGAGGAACACATTGACTAtatcacaaaaaaaacatccagcAAGAAACCAGCTAAGCAAGCCAGCAAGTGCCCGCTCAGCAAGCAACCAAAAGGGAAAAGAAAGCAGGAAAAGAAAAGCAAGTCACCTTGCAAAGTTTGCAACACCCACTATGGTGACCCAGAGGATCCTAAGGCTACTGAGGAATGGGTAAAATGTGACCCTTGTTCTGCCTGGTTTCACGAAACCTGTGGCGAAGAGAATGGGATCTGTGCTGACGATGGGTTCATTTGCAAAGACTGTCTTTGA
- the LOC121708870 gene encoding NACHT, LRR and PYD domains-containing protein 1 homolog isoform X2, translated as MENRSASENTDLPAMSDGESHCQNYRPTRCCKSCSHITDSSHWVLMEPSVSMESKVEVYKHSSPSGSFECAVSGLRWVCAGEVTLQYHFCDTYVFTADLAMLQYTTMGPLMDIKVLSGELLEAHLPHFACLEGSDSSLSDAVRVVSGVDDNLILETGELTRFHVKLLKPSLSLTEVVVKTDIQIKTHLEVLIYRTRVRPLVLFTYLVPWSGSMMQTVKDDLRQLNVRKIEKPQPEISLWVDSKFSLKTSCHSEINPHEYTLNLVRPNFFEVYMKEPEDCFDLELISGGQSIWKAEVRRADYGEVKRVVTYTPSKTPSLDEGRMANLSNRERLSFFRPDLITRTSRGAFLDEMEALAKHQPPVLNSYETKHLLENVSGLEEQVTCLLDMVDRKGNIASGIMFVVLKEKDFYLYEDILLNLQANLPENAKNGCSCNSFHYFGRDFHMSVQFMPIHSEDCW; from the exons ATGGAGAACAGGAGTGCTTCTGAAAACACTGATCT ACCGGCAATGTCAGACGGTGAAAGTCATTGTCAGAACTACAGACCAACAAGATGTTGCAAGTCCTGCTCTCACATCACAGACTCCTCCCACTGGGTGCTGATGGAACCCTCGGTCTCCATGGAGTCCAAAGTCGAAGTGTATAAACACAGTTCTCCCTCTGGAAGTTTTGAGTGTGCTGTGTCTGGTTTGCGCTGGGTGTGCGCTGGTGAAGTCACTCTACAGTATCACTTCTGTGACACGTATGTTTTTACAGCAGATCTTGCCATGTTACAGTACACAACAATGGGTCCTTTGATGGACATCAAAGTGCTGTCAGGTGAACTGCTGGAGGCTCATCTGCCCCATTTTGCCTGTCTGGAAGGCTCAGACTCTTCTCTCAGTGATGCTGTGAGAGTTGTAAGTGGTGTGGACGACAATTTAATTCTAGAGACCGGCGAGCTGACTCGTTTCCATGTGAAGCTCCTCAAGCCATCTCTCTCACTGACAGAAGTCGTGGTGAAAACTGACATCCAAATCAAAACCCACCTGGAGGTGTTAATTTACCGGACAAGAGTGAGACCCCTGGTCCTCTTTACGTACCTGGTGCCCTGGAGTGGCTCCATGATGCAGACTGTGAAGGACGACCTGCGGCAGCTGAATGTCAGGAAGATTGAAAAGCCCCAGCCTGAAATTTCGCTTTGGGTCGACTCCAAATTCAGCCTGAAGACGTCTTGCCACTCTGAGATTAACCCGCACGAGTACACACTGAATCTCGTCAGGCCGAACTTCTTTGAGGTTTACATGAAAGAGCCAGAGGACTGTTTTGACTTGGAGTTGATCAGTGGAGGGCAATCCATATGGAAAGCTGAAGTGCGACGTGCAGACTATGGCGAGGTTAAAAGAGTTGTGACGTACACCCCAAGCAAAACTCCAAGTCTGGACGAGGGGAGGATGGCCAACCTGTCAAACAGAG AGCGACTCTCCTTTTTCCGGCCGGATCTCATCACAAGAACGTCGAGAGGCGCATTCCTAGATGAGATGGAGGCGTTGGCGAAACACCAGCCCCCCGTGCTGAACAGCTATGAGACCAAGCACCTTCTGGAGAATGTCAGTGGACTGGAGGAACAGGTGACCTGCCTCCTGGACATGGTGGACAGAAAGGGAAATATAGCGTCTGGCATAATGTTTGTCGTCCTTAAAGAGAAGGACTTTTACCTCTATGAAGACATTCTACTGAATCTTCAAGCCAATCTCCCAGAGAATGCAAA GAATGGATGCAGCTGTAACAGCTTCCACTATTTTGGGAGGGATTTCCACATGAGTGTGCAATTTATGCCCATTCATTCAGAAGACTGTTGGTGA
- the LOC121708870 gene encoding NACHT, LRR and PYD domains-containing protein 1 homolog isoform X3: MENRSASENTDLPAMSDGESHCQNYRPTRCCKSCSHITDSSHWVLMEPSVSMESKVEVYKHSSPSGSFECAVSGLRWVCAGEVTLQYHFCDTYVFTADLAMLQYTTMGPLMDIKVLSGELLEAHLPHFACLEGSDSSLSDAVRVVSGVDDNLILETGELTRFHVKLLKPSLSLTEVVVKTDIQIKTHLEVLIYRTRVRPLVLFTYLVPWSGSMMQTVKDDLRQLNVRKIEKPQPEISLWVDSKFSLKTSCHSEINPHEYTLNLVRPNFFEVYMKEPEDCFDLELISGGQSIWKAEVRRADYGEVKRVVTYTPSKTPSLDEGRMANLSNRERLSFFRPDLITRTSRGAFLDEMEALAKHQPPVLNSYETKHLLENVSGLEEQVTCLLDMVDRKGNIASGIMFVVLKEKDFYLYEDILLNLQANLPENAN, encoded by the exons ATGGAGAACAGGAGTGCTTCTGAAAACACTGATCT ACCGGCAATGTCAGACGGTGAAAGTCATTGTCAGAACTACAGACCAACAAGATGTTGCAAGTCCTGCTCTCACATCACAGACTCCTCCCACTGGGTGCTGATGGAACCCTCGGTCTCCATGGAGTCCAAAGTCGAAGTGTATAAACACAGTTCTCCCTCTGGAAGTTTTGAGTGTGCTGTGTCTGGTTTGCGCTGGGTGTGCGCTGGTGAAGTCACTCTACAGTATCACTTCTGTGACACGTATGTTTTTACAGCAGATCTTGCCATGTTACAGTACACAACAATGGGTCCTTTGATGGACATCAAAGTGCTGTCAGGTGAACTGCTGGAGGCTCATCTGCCCCATTTTGCCTGTCTGGAAGGCTCAGACTCTTCTCTCAGTGATGCTGTGAGAGTTGTAAGTGGTGTGGACGACAATTTAATTCTAGAGACCGGCGAGCTGACTCGTTTCCATGTGAAGCTCCTCAAGCCATCTCTCTCACTGACAGAAGTCGTGGTGAAAACTGACATCCAAATCAAAACCCACCTGGAGGTGTTAATTTACCGGACAAGAGTGAGACCCCTGGTCCTCTTTACGTACCTGGTGCCCTGGAGTGGCTCCATGATGCAGACTGTGAAGGACGACCTGCGGCAGCTGAATGTCAGGAAGATTGAAAAGCCCCAGCCTGAAATTTCGCTTTGGGTCGACTCCAAATTCAGCCTGAAGACGTCTTGCCACTCTGAGATTAACCCGCACGAGTACACACTGAATCTCGTCAGGCCGAACTTCTTTGAGGTTTACATGAAAGAGCCAGAGGACTGTTTTGACTTGGAGTTGATCAGTGGAGGGCAATCCATATGGAAAGCTGAAGTGCGACGTGCAGACTATGGCGAGGTTAAAAGAGTTGTGACGTACACCCCAAGCAAAACTCCAAGTCTGGACGAGGGGAGGATGGCCAACCTGTCAAACAGAG AGCGACTCTCCTTTTTCCGGCCGGATCTCATCACAAGAACGTCGAGAGGCGCATTCCTAGATGAGATGGAGGCGTTGGCGAAACACCAGCCCCCCGTGCTGAACAGCTATGAGACCAAGCACCTTCTGGAGAATGTCAGTGGACTGGAGGAACAGGTGACCTGCCTCCTGGACATGGTGGACAGAAAGGGAAATATAGCGTCTGGCATAATGTTTGTCGTCCTTAAAGAGAAGGACTTTTACCTCTATGAAGACATTCTACTGAATCTTCAAGCCAATCTCCCAGAGAATGCAAA CTAA
- the LOC121708792 gene encoding uncharacterized protein LOC121708792 isoform X2, with amino-acid sequence MIIFKGKRVRSEWLQGCPENTSVRCSDNGWITSDLFLEWGQMFIQSLPKDDPRPHLLLLDGHSSHVYNMEFIKLLKSKNVHIMCYPAHTTHALQPADKALFKSLKHHWDQEGRKWTRMMAGQKLSRMEFFTVFSRAWAKAATVENAQAGFRGTGMFPLNKDILPETAFAPSKTTERVLPSTLPSSPTRPQSLPTPPTGPWSPLLTLTHSARQPSALLSGHQSSHPPARPQSPADPPARLQSSASLTPLLPVEPLYFFPDEKVVFEEVVLEEVPEEDNDIFNQFTPQEETHSPDEGPSTSTSVTFTDLITVPQRERAIRKRMKPPSYNLSSEEHIDYITKKTSSKKPAKQASKCPLSKQPKGKRKQEKKSKSPCKVCNTHYGDPEDPKATEEWVKCDPCSAWFHETCGEENGICADDGFICKDCL; translated from the exons ATGATTATTTTTAAGGGGAAGCGTGTTCGTTCTGAGTGGCTACAGGGGTGCCCGGAGAACACCAGCGTAAGGTGTTCAGACAATGGCTGGATTACCTCTGACCTCTTTCTGGAGTGGGGTCAAATGTTCATTCAGTCCCTCCCTAAGGATGACCCCAGGCCCCACCTTCTCCTCCTTGACGGCCACAGTAGCCATGTCTATAACATGGAGTTTATTAAGCTACTGAAGAGCAAGAATGTGCACATAATGTGCTACCCTGCCCACACAACCCATGCGCTGCAACCGGCAGACAAGGCCCTCTTTAAGAGTTTGAAGCACCACTGGGACCAGGAAGGCAGGAAGTGGACGAGGATGATGGCGGGGCAGAAGCTGTCAAGGATGGAATTTTTTACGGTGTTCAGCAGGGCTTGGGCAAAGGCTGCCACTGTTGAAAATGCCCAGGCAGGGTTCCGGGGGACAGGGATGTTCCCACTCAATAAAGACATCCTCCCTGAGACTGCTTTTGCCCCCAGCAAGACCACCGAAAGAGTGCTACCATCCACTCTACCATCCTCACCCACAAGGCCGCAGTCTCTCCCAACCCCGCCCACTGGACCATGGTCGCCCCTGCTGACCTTGACCCACTCTGCCCGCCAGCCATCAGCTCTGCTCTCTGGACATCAGTCCTCCCATCCACCAGCCAGACCTCAGTCGCCTGCCGATCCGCCAGCCAGACTTCAGTCCTCTGCTTCCCTGACACCCCTGCTACCTGTGGAACCACTGTACTTTTTTCCAGATGAGAAGGTGGTGTTTGAAGAGGTTGTGTTGGAGGAAGTACCGGAGGAAGATAATGATATCTTCAACCAGTTCACACCACAGGAAGAAACACACTCCCCGGATGAGGGACCTTCCACCTCCACA TCTGTGACATTCACTGACTTGATCACAGTGCCACAAAGGGAGAGAGCCATCAGAAAACGTATGAAGCCACCCTCATATAATCTTTCAAGTGAGGAACACATTGACTAtatcacaaaaaaaacatccagcAAGAAACCAGCTAAGCAAGCCAGCAAGTGCCCGCTCAGCAAGCAACCAAAAGGGAAAAGAAAGCAGGAAAAGAAAAGCAAGTCACCTTGCAAAGTTTGCAACACCCACTATGGTGACCCAGAGGATCCTAAGGCTACTGAGGAATGGGTAAAATGTGACCCTTGTTCTGCCTGGTTTCACGAAACCTGTGGCGAAGAGAATGGGATCTGTGCTGACGATGGGTTCATTTGCAAAGACTGTCTTTGA